From a region of the Dehalococcoidia bacterium genome:
- a CDS encoding ABC transporter permease, which translates to MARAWSVLWRFCRRKPLGAVGGAFILMLVLVAIFAPLLTSYDPIENNTDVRLQPPSATHPLGTDQLGRDVWSRTAHGARTSLSLGIGSVLLGTLVALVLGVLGGYMGGALDMVLDRIIDAIMAFPWILLMLTLLSVLGASVLNLAVALAVAMAPRNTRVVRSAVLSLREAQYVEAAHAIGASHLRIIGQHILPNIMAPAMVLVSVYLGWAILVESSVSFIGFGVPPPLPSWGRTLAEEGRRFMFQAPWLATVPGIAISLAVFGFNMLGDALRDVLDPRMRGSQ; encoded by the coding sequence ATGGCGCGGGCTTGGTCTGTTCTTTGGCGCTTCTGTCGTCGCAAGCCGCTGGGCGCCGTCGGCGGAGCGTTCATCCTGATGCTTGTGCTCGTCGCAATCTTCGCGCCGCTGCTCACTTCCTATGACCCCATCGAGAACAATACCGACGTCCGGCTGCAGCCTCCCAGCGCCACGCATCCGTTGGGCACCGACCAGCTAGGGCGGGACGTATGGTCGCGCACGGCCCACGGCGCACGCACATCACTGTCCCTGGGAATTGGCTCGGTGTTGCTGGGCACGCTGGTCGCGCTTGTCCTGGGTGTCCTGGGCGGGTATATGGGGGGAGCTCTGGATATGGTGTTGGACCGGATTATCGACGCCATCATGGCGTTTCCATGGATTCTGCTGATGCTGACCTTGCTCTCCGTGCTCGGAGCGAGTGTGCTGAATTTGGCCGTCGCGCTGGCGGTGGCCATGGCGCCGCGGAACACGCGAGTGGTGCGGAGCGCTGTTCTCTCCCTTCGAGAAGCTCAATACGTGGAAGCGGCCCATGCAATAGGGGCCAGCCATCTGCGCATCATCGGACAGCACATCCTCCCCAACATCATGGCGCCGGCCATGGTGCTGGTGAGCGTTTATCTGGGATGGGCTATCCTCGTAGAGTCCAGCGTAAGTTTCATCGGCTTTGGCGTGCCGCCGCCCCTTCCGTCATGGGGACGGACGCTGGCGGAGGAGGGCAGGCGGTTCATGTTCCAGGCGCCGTGGCTTGCCACGGTCCCGGGCATCGCCATCAGCCTGGCAGTGTTCGGCTTCAACATGCTGGGCGACGCGCTGAGGGATGTGCTTGATCCCCGCATGCGGGGCAGTCAGTAA